The genomic segment CCGGTCACACCGCGCCACTGCGGCTGGTCCACCCCGAACACCGTGCCCAGATCACCAAGCCCCGCGGCCGAGAGCAGGGCATCGCACAGTGCGTGTACGGCGACGTCACCGTCGGAGTGTCCAGAGCAGCCGTCGGCGCCGTCGAACAACAGGCCCAGCAGCCAGCAGGGCCGGCCGGACTCGATCGGATGGACGTCGGTACCCAACCCGACCCGAGGGATCGTCATGAGCTCAACAGCGCTTGCGCCAGCTGAAGATCCAACGGGGTGGTGATCTTGAAGGCCAGGGTGTCACCGGCGACGGTGTGCACCGGGGTGCCCAGGTACTCGACCAGCGAGGCGTCATCGGTGACGGCGGCGCCACCGGCACGCTCGTAGGCGCGGCGAAGCAGCGTGGTTTCGAATCCCTGCGGGGTCTGCACGGCACGCAGCCCGGACCGCTCGGGCGTCCCGAGCACCGCGCCGTTGGCGTCGACAGCCTTGATGGTGTCAGTCACGGGCAGGACCGGGATGACCGCTCGCAGACCCTCGCGAAGGGCGGCGACCACCCGCCTGATCTGTTCGACCGGCGTCAGCGGACGGGCGGCGTCGTGCACGAGAACGAATTCCGGATCGCCGATCGCATCCAGTGCACGCCGGACGGTTTCCGGACGCTCCGGACCGCCCGCGACGACCGTGGCACGGCCGTCGAGCAGCAGTTTGGTTTCGTCGACCCGGTCGGCCGGGGCGGCCACCACCACTCGGTCGATCACGCCGGAGGCCAGCAACCCTTCCACGGCGCGTTCGAGCATGGTTTGGCCACCGAGATCCACGAAAGCTTTCGGGATACCCGCGCCCAGCCGTTCACCGGAACCAGCGGCCGTGACGACCGCGACCGTGTCCGACACCGAACCCCTCAGGGGAGTCAGGACGCGGCGGCGAGCGCCTCGTCGAGAATGATCGTGGCCTTCTCGTCGTCGGTGTTCTCAGCGAGGGCCAGCTCGCCGACAAGGATCTGCCGAGCCTTGGCCAGCATGCGCTTCTCGCCCGCCGACAGACCACGCTCCTGATCCCGGCGCCACAGGTCGCGAACGACCTCGGCGACCTTGTTCACGTCGCCGGAGGCCAGCTTCTCGAGGTTGGCCTTGTAGCGGCGCGACCAGTTGGTCGGCTCCTCGGTGTGCGGCGCGCGCAGAACCTGGAACACCTTGTCGAGGCCCTCCTGGCCGACAACGTCGCGGACGCCGACATATTCGGCATTGTCAGCGGGAACTCGGACAGTGAGGTCTCCCTGGGACACCTTCAGAACGAGGTATTCCT from the Mycolicibacterium crocinum genome contains:
- the ispD gene encoding 2-C-methyl-D-erythritol 4-phosphate cytidylyltransferase, which produces MTPLRGSVSDTVAVVTAAGSGERLGAGIPKAFVDLGGQTMLERAVEGLLASGVIDRVVVAAPADRVDETKLLLDGRATVVAGGPERPETVRRALDAIGDPEFVLVHDAARPLTPVEQIRRVVAALREGLRAVIPVLPVTDTIKAVDANGAVLGTPERSGLRAVQTPQGFETTLLRRAYERAGGAAVTDDASLVEYLGTPVHTVAGDTLAFKITTPLDLQLAQALLSS
- the carD gene encoding RNA polymerase-binding transcription factor CarD, with product MIFKVGDTVVYPHHGAALIEAIETRTIKGEQKEYLVLKVSQGDLTVRVPADNAEYVGVRDVVGQEGLDKVFQVLRAPHTEEPTNWSRRYKANLEKLASGDVNKVAEVVRDLWRRDQERGLSAGEKRMLAKARQILVGELALAENTDDEKATIILDEALAAAS